The proteins below come from a single Piscinibacter gummiphilus genomic window:
- a CDS encoding AI-2E family transporter yields the protein MQTDDEDDDDPLPRRTHKPRVRSSAATNLLAALAVVAVLWWGQRFLIPLTAGLMLVMLVTPLSVTLEHWLRSRTLATLITLAVVMGTLAAGGMIFGGQLVRVAERTPEMISMAAAKLAERDPGAESVVSRARIALQELDRATERVMSGKPPRPTKRVVAAAAAAAAASAPNTITAGATVALREGAVTGSSALLEFTANLSIVFLIAFFVLIGGKPLTERFLGLWGEHPEVQSRAEKALLECAHQVRVYLGVLIVTNALIGAAVWLAFWATGLPDAGGWGITAGLLHVIPYLGMAVLTGLGAAETFLAHGSLGSAAAMAAFIIVMSTLIGTVVTAWLQGRAAKMNPAAVFVGLVFWGSIWGLWGLFLGPALVVVMKVVAAHTRAGQRLAHLMQEAPPEPKEPA from the coding sequence ATGCAGACCGACGACGAAGACGACGATGACCCGCTGCCCCGCCGCACGCACAAGCCGCGCGTGCGGTCGAGTGCCGCGACGAACCTGCTGGCCGCGCTCGCCGTGGTGGCGGTGCTGTGGTGGGGCCAGCGATTCCTGATCCCGCTGACCGCGGGGCTGATGCTGGTGATGCTGGTGACGCCGCTGTCGGTGACGCTCGAACACTGGCTGCGCAGCCGCACACTCGCCACGCTGATCACGCTGGCCGTGGTGATGGGCACGCTGGCCGCGGGGGGCATGATCTTCGGCGGCCAACTGGTGCGCGTGGCAGAGCGCACGCCCGAGATGATCAGCATGGCCGCCGCCAAGCTCGCCGAGCGCGACCCGGGTGCGGAGTCGGTCGTGTCGCGGGCCCGCATCGCCTTGCAGGAGCTCGACCGCGCAACCGAGCGGGTGATGTCGGGCAAGCCACCGCGGCCGACGAAGCGCGTGGTGGCAGCGGCGGCAGCTGCAGCGGCCGCCTCAGCGCCGAACACGATCACCGCAGGGGCGACGGTGGCCTTGCGCGAGGGCGCGGTCACGGGGTCGAGCGCCCTGCTCGAGTTCACCGCCAACCTGAGCATCGTGTTCCTCATCGCCTTCTTCGTGCTGATCGGCGGCAAGCCCCTCACCGAGCGATTCCTCGGCCTCTGGGGCGAGCACCCGGAGGTGCAGTCACGAGCCGAGAAGGCCTTGCTCGAATGTGCCCACCAGGTGCGCGTCTACCTGGGCGTGCTGATCGTGACCAATGCACTCATCGGGGCCGCGGTGTGGCTCGCCTTCTGGGCCACCGGACTGCCCGATGCGGGCGGCTGGGGCATCACGGCGGGGCTGTTGCATGTGATCCCCTACCTCGGGATGGCGGTGCTCACCGGGCTGGGTGCAGCCGAGACCTTCCTCGCGCATGGCTCGCTCGGCTCGGCCGCGGCGATGGCGGCCTTCATCATCGTGATGTCGACGCTGATCGGCACGGTGGTGACGGCGTGGCTGCAAGGCCGCGCGGCCAAGATGAACCCGGCGGCCGTCTTCGTCGGCCTCGTGTTCTGGGGCTCGATCTGGGGCCTGTGGGGGCTCTTCCTCGGGCCGGCGCTCGTGGTGGTGATGAAGGTGGTCGCCGCACACACCCGCGCCGGGCAGCGGCTCGCGCATCTGATGCAGGAGGCGCCGCCCGAACCGAAAGAACCCGCCTAG
- a CDS encoding GH36-type glycosyl hydrolase domain-containing protein: MATPALERLLPEAPRALLNILDGERGPVLAPVRAELYGAERFAQHAKSLADSHRADRGHWRSATFFPRLRHNIKALREAHQYIGLQAESGYDISPAGEWLLDNFHLIEAQLKAIHEDLPRRYYRHLPVLVEEPLAGLPRVYGLAWAFVAHTDGAFDEDLALRFLTAYQQARELQLAELWALPTTLRVVLIENLRRLAERVATHKAARELANLCSDRLHTFSIESLDELLGQLNRRGVGRTFLGQMTQRLADLQRTSDPLALLPYQHWLQAALPDVASLRAQQAADQAADNLSVSNAVTSLRTIGDADWPEIIAKSSTLMQLMLGSPLFAAEHAATRDRTLHAIERLARRCKRSETEVGHTLLSLMRSGNPDEPDTQVALHWLQGDGRARLLEALKLREDTGTACISQARQIALPLYLGSLLAAVIVLVLSMFALTPPLAKPSMLLSAVAALLLLFPASEAVVAVINRLVSESVRPEHLPRLALHEGIPAEHRAMVVIPCMLTSDDGISALVHRLQLHHLANPERHAQFALLSDWADADAAHMPTDTPLLRDAVKEVRALNKRHPAAEGDPPRFLILHREREFSATEQRWIGWERKRGKLEQLIAALARGDRGPFLDLGPESQIAPGTRYILTLDSDTQLPPGRLRELVGVAAHPHNRPRLDDTGLRVVSGYSIFQPRIATPLPQPQEVTPFHWLYAGQPGLDPYSTPSSEIYQDVFGEGTYTGKALLDVNAMHAVLHERLPEGLVLSHDLVEGSIARCAAVTDLTLIEDAPVHADAAAARIHRWMRGDWQLLPIFASPRLYPMSGVNRWKVFDNLRRSLVAPASLALLALVLVRPVVSPWAALLLVFAAFGAGPLLGAVAGFAPSRDNIALRHFYRGAALNLARSLLGALWHLAQLLHHALMAADAVVRSLHRMYVSGRWLMQWTTSASAQAATETELREIARAHWQTSAAATVLLALLLAGRTPYPGLATLLCAIWAASPVWTWWVSRPRPAREDQALPHDDRMRLERIARDTWRLFERCVGPGDRHLPPDNLQTLPHDMVAHRTSPTNIGLYLLSSCCARAFGWIGTRELTERLEATLGTLDTLQRHRGHFLNWYDTQSGATLLPLYVSTVDSGNLCGHFLAVAQACRELARRPVDLNAAEAAAHASRARLSPLLQQLPELFPDNGVHHSTRPLARLLAMPSPLDEAQHRPADFGLLLREARDELHAWVPEAVQAAMPARPTLRDELAWQLTDHLATLQSALRDIDARHDADALSEQLLAIADRCERFAWEADFSFLYHPKRHLFHIGFRVAEGQLDAGFYDLLASEARLTSLLAIAKGEVPVSHWASLGRPFYAVGAQAGLRSWSGSMFEYLMPSLILDEPHGSVLRDAAIAAVQEQIDYARAHAVPWGISESAYAGRDHTLAYQYAPQGVPRLAFRRTPADELVIAPYATALASQVAPRRAAANLAALETLGARARYGFIEALDFTPARLAAGEPYAPVATFMAHHQGMSIVSIANVLLDNRARRWGMGHPRIEAVSTLLHERAPHEVSRLYEPLAGPPPVKVQRTPALLRELSPGTSAVEPTHLLSNGRYSVALRANGAGWSRRGNAGITRWRDDALRDAHGSFFYLRLPGAKELVSITQHPAPDPKAWYRAFFHADRVCFDAAWRQVQAHATVWVSPEDDIEFRQIELQNLTGEPLEIELVSAFEPTLADPRADEAHPAFSNLFIRAQWQAAEQALLFERTPRLVTESGLQAAHFLADGSPHVTAVRAQTDRLRWVGRNHDAVRPQAGLHALPAGGHVTLDTGLDPICALAVTLRIPPNAKTRLTFATAASDSAATLHAVIDKYRQPIHLQRSSLMSATLTGIRLRSLGITAENFSAAQAITTAVALSLTRPSIGPPGVERRASPRIDVCDRKLLWRFGISGDRPIVLVSAGLTQSLGLLRSLGQVLRLWAWGRLPCDLVVVDAEPASYHMALHREITALRERHDADNAAQPGPACTGLHLLRADELSPEELGTLRSLARIRLRADGRPLVHHLQEWIALHERAEDVRGEVSTTAVPMARLPQAPVEVTHGRFDDGAHEYRFEAGARMRPPRPWINVLSNPGFGGQLSEAGGGYTWAVNSRLNQLTAWSNDPVSDPPSEWFLVQDRKTREAWSVTPSAWGDERVTYHVQHGQGYSMVRHQRGDIAITASWCVDAQTAVKQVWLRLENRGTRAQPLRLVAMAEWMMGAGRSDRGTVHTAAHVSHQGLALLATQADRTAGYGDGTAFLAMHGATDDDDWTCDRRECFDARGRLVLPDHFSAHQGGGLDPCAALSKRLTLEPGTTHDQVFLIGYAHTPAAARELADAVVQVPPRQRLDEVLARWDTLLGATQVRTPDPLFDAMVNRWLLYQAVACRLWAKAGFYQAGGATGFRDQLQDAMALAWPAPRMLRDQILVAASRQFPEGDVQHWWHAPTGAGVRTHFSDDLLWLAHACSHYLQATGDTSLLDEDVPFLEGGPIPEGAEDAYYTPTVSTQKASVYEHAARAIDRSLKSGAHGLPLMGTGDWNDGMNRVGHEGRGESVWLAWFLCRIVDDFAPLARVRGEGARADLWETAARGWRRALDTQAWDGQWFKRAFFDDGTPLGSQANHEGRIDLIAQAWSVLANAEPPERPHSAMTAAEELLVDHDAGLIKLLAPPLATATPSAGYIQAYPPGVRENGGQYSHAGVWALMAQAELSTREGGTPSFAELPYRYFCYLSPAHRAQHPRLGEAYAIEPYVMAGDVYTQPPYVGRGGWSWYTGAAAWLHRAAVGSILGLKLHAEHLSVHPCLPSHWPQAELTLQRDGRRLQFTLLRGSATAAREAASAKSARLLAVGEQVNWRELPDDVSFVVPLTPEAEVAEPAAHIALHK, encoded by the coding sequence ATGGCCACGCCAGCGCTGGAGCGTCTGCTGCCGGAGGCGCCCCGGGCCCTGCTGAACATCCTCGACGGCGAACGAGGCCCCGTGCTCGCACCGGTGCGCGCCGAGCTCTACGGCGCCGAGCGCTTCGCCCAGCACGCCAAGAGCCTCGCCGACAGCCACCGCGCCGATCGCGGCCACTGGCGCTCGGCCACCTTCTTTCCGCGGCTGCGCCACAACATCAAGGCGCTGCGCGAAGCACACCAGTACATCGGCCTGCAGGCCGAGAGCGGCTACGACATCAGCCCCGCCGGGGAATGGCTGCTCGACAACTTCCACCTGATCGAAGCGCAGCTCAAGGCCATCCACGAAGACCTGCCGCGCCGCTACTACCGCCACCTGCCGGTGCTGGTGGAAGAGCCACTCGCCGGCCTGCCGCGCGTCTACGGCCTCGCCTGGGCCTTCGTCGCCCACACCGACGGCGCCTTCGACGAAGACCTCGCGCTGCGATTCCTCACCGCCTACCAGCAGGCGCGCGAGCTGCAGCTGGCCGAGCTGTGGGCGCTGCCCACCACGCTGCGCGTGGTGCTGATCGAGAACCTGCGGCGCCTGGCCGAACGCGTGGCCACCCACAAGGCGGCCCGCGAGCTCGCCAACCTGTGCAGCGACCGGCTGCACACCTTCTCCATCGAGTCGCTCGACGAGCTGCTCGGCCAACTCAACCGACGCGGCGTGGGCCGCACCTTCCTCGGCCAGATGACGCAGCGCCTGGCCGACCTGCAGCGCACCAGCGACCCGCTGGCGCTCCTGCCCTACCAGCACTGGCTGCAAGCCGCGCTGCCCGACGTGGCGAGCCTGCGCGCACAGCAGGCCGCCGACCAGGCGGCCGACAACCTCAGCGTGAGCAACGCCGTCACTTCGCTGCGCACCATCGGCGACGCCGATTGGCCCGAGATCATCGCCAAGAGCAGCACGCTGATGCAGCTGATGCTCGGCTCGCCGCTCTTCGCCGCCGAGCACGCCGCCACGCGTGACCGCACGCTGCACGCCATCGAGCGCCTGGCCCGCCGCTGCAAGCGCAGCGAGACGGAGGTCGGGCACACGCTGCTCTCGCTGATGCGAAGCGGCAACCCCGACGAGCCGGACACCCAGGTGGCCCTGCACTGGCTGCAAGGCGACGGCCGCGCCCGGCTGCTTGAAGCGCTGAAGCTGCGCGAAGACACCGGCACCGCCTGCATCTCCCAGGCAAGGCAGATCGCGCTGCCGCTCTACCTCGGCAGCCTGCTGGCGGCGGTGATCGTGCTGGTGCTGTCGATGTTCGCGTTGACGCCACCGCTGGCCAAACCTTCGATGCTGCTGAGCGCGGTGGCAGCGCTGCTGCTGCTGTTCCCGGCGTCTGAGGCGGTGGTCGCGGTGATCAACCGGCTGGTGAGCGAATCGGTGCGGCCCGAGCACCTGCCGCGCCTCGCGCTGCACGAAGGCATCCCGGCGGAACACCGGGCGATGGTGGTGATCCCGTGCATGCTCACGAGCGATGACGGCATCTCCGCGCTGGTGCACCGCCTGCAGCTGCACCACCTCGCCAACCCCGAGCGGCATGCCCAGTTCGCATTGCTGAGCGACTGGGCCGACGCCGACGCCGCGCACATGCCCACCGACACCCCGCTGCTGCGAGACGCGGTGAAGGAGGTGCGTGCACTCAACAAGCGCCACCCTGCCGCCGAAGGCGACCCACCGCGTTTTCTCATCCTGCACCGCGAGCGCGAGTTCAGCGCCACGGAGCAGCGCTGGATCGGCTGGGAGCGCAAGCGCGGCAAGCTCGAACAGCTGATCGCCGCCCTGGCGCGCGGTGACCGTGGCCCCTTCCTCGACCTCGGGCCCGAGTCGCAGATCGCACCCGGCACACGCTACATCCTCACGCTCGACAGCGACACCCAGCTGCCGCCCGGCCGCCTGCGCGAGCTGGTGGGCGTGGCCGCGCACCCGCACAACCGGCCGCGGCTCGACGACACCGGCCTGCGCGTGGTGAGCGGCTACAGCATCTTCCAGCCGCGCATCGCCACGCCGCTGCCGCAGCCGCAGGAGGTCACGCCCTTCCACTGGCTCTACGCCGGCCAGCCCGGGCTCGACCCCTACAGCACCCCCAGCTCCGAGATCTATCAGGACGTGTTCGGCGAAGGCACCTACACCGGCAAGGCGCTGCTCGACGTGAACGCCATGCACGCCGTGCTGCACGAGCGCCTGCCCGAAGGGCTGGTGCTGAGCCACGACCTGGTAGAAGGCTCCATCGCGCGCTGCGCGGCCGTCACCGACCTCACGCTGATCGAAGACGCGCCGGTGCATGCCGACGCCGCCGCTGCGCGCATACACCGCTGGATGCGCGGCGACTGGCAGCTGCTGCCCATCTTCGCCAGCCCGCGCCTCTACCCGATGAGCGGCGTCAATCGCTGGAAGGTGTTCGACAACCTGCGCCGCTCGCTGGTGGCGCCGGCGTCGCTCGCACTGCTGGCGCTGGTGCTGGTGCGGCCGGTGGTGTCGCCCTGGGCGGCGCTGCTGCTCGTCTTCGCGGCCTTCGGCGCAGGGCCCTTGCTGGGCGCGGTGGCGGGCTTCGCCCCCAGCCGCGACAACATCGCCCTGCGCCACTTCTACCGCGGCGCGGCCCTGAACCTGGCGCGCTCGCTGCTCGGCGCGCTGTGGCACCTGGCGCAGCTGCTGCACCATGCCCTGATGGCCGCCGACGCGGTGGTGCGCTCGTTGCACCGCATGTACGTGAGCGGCCGCTGGTTGATGCAGTGGACCACCTCCGCGAGCGCCCAGGCCGCCACCGAGACCGAGCTGCGCGAGATCGCCCGCGCCCACTGGCAGACCTCGGCCGCCGCCACCGTGCTGCTCGCGCTGCTGCTCGCCGGCCGCACGCCCTACCCGGGCCTCGCGACGCTGCTGTGCGCAATCTGGGCCGCCTCGCCGGTGTGGACGTGGTGGGTGAGCCGCCCCCGCCCGGCCCGCGAAGACCAGGCACTGCCGCACGACGACCGCATGCGGCTCGAGCGCATCGCGCGCGACACCTGGCGTCTCTTCGAGCGCTGCGTGGGCCCCGGCGACCGCCACCTGCCCCCCGACAACCTGCAGACGCTGCCGCACGACATGGTGGCGCACCGCACCTCGCCCACCAACATCGGCCTGTACCTGCTCTCCAGCTGCTGCGCACGCGCCTTCGGCTGGATCGGCACGCGCGAGCTCACCGAGCGGCTCGAGGCCACACTCGGCACGCTCGACACGCTGCAGCGCCACCGCGGCCACTTCCTCAACTGGTACGACACGCAAAGCGGCGCCACGCTGCTGCCGCTGTATGTGTCGACGGTCGACAGCGGCAACCTCTGCGGCCACTTCCTCGCCGTGGCGCAGGCCTGCCGCGAGCTGGCGCGCCGGCCCGTCGACCTGAACGCGGCCGAGGCCGCGGCCCATGCCTCGCGTGCGCGGCTCTCGCCGCTCTTGCAGCAGCTGCCCGAACTCTTCCCCGACAACGGCGTGCACCACAGCACGCGCCCGCTCGCGCGGCTGCTCGCCATGCCGAGCCCGCTCGACGAAGCGCAGCATCGCCCCGCCGACTTCGGCCTGCTGCTGCGGGAAGCGCGCGACGAGCTCCACGCGTGGGTGCCCGAAGCCGTACAGGCCGCCATGCCCGCCCGCCCCACGCTGCGCGACGAACTCGCGTGGCAGCTCACCGACCACCTGGCAACGCTGCAATCGGCGCTGCGCGACATCGACGCGCGGCATGACGCCGATGCCTTGAGCGAGCAGCTCCTCGCCATCGCCGACCGCTGCGAGCGCTTTGCGTGGGAGGCCGACTTCAGCTTCCTCTACCACCCGAAGCGCCACCTCTTCCACATCGGCTTCCGCGTGGCCGAGGGGCAGCTCGACGCCGGCTTCTACGACCTGCTGGCCTCGGAGGCGCGCCTGACCAGCCTGCTCGCCATCGCCAAGGGCGAGGTGCCGGTGAGCCACTGGGCCTCGCTCGGGCGGCCCTTCTATGCCGTGGGCGCGCAGGCCGGGCTGCGCTCGTGGTCGGGTTCGATGTTCGAGTACCTGATGCCGAGCCTGATCCTCGACGAGCCGCACGGCAGCGTGCTGCGCGATGCGGCCATTGCCGCGGTGCAGGAGCAGATCGACTACGCCCGCGCGCATGCGGTGCCCTGGGGCATCTCGGAGTCGGCCTATGCCGGGCGCGACCACACGCTCGCCTACCAGTACGCGCCGCAAGGCGTGCCGCGCCTGGCCTTCCGCCGCACGCCGGCCGACGAGCTCGTGATCGCACCCTACGCCACCGCGCTCGCCTCGCAGGTGGCGCCACGCCGCGCCGCGGCCAACCTCGCGGCGCTGGAGACGCTGGGCGCGCGCGCCCGCTATGGCTTCATCGAGGCGCTCGACTTCACGCCTGCGCGGCTGGCGGCCGGCGAGCCGTATGCGCCGGTCGCAACGTTCATGGCGCACCACCAGGGCATGAGCATCGTCTCGATCGCCAACGTGCTGCTCGACAACCGGGCCAGGCGCTGGGGCATGGGCCACCCGCGCATCGAGGCAGTGTCGACGCTGCTGCACGAGCGCGCGCCGCACGAGGTGTCTCGCCTCTACGAGCCGCTCGCCGGGCCGCCGCCGGTGAAGGTGCAGCGCACCCCGGCGCTGCTGCGCGAGCTGAGCCCGGGCACGAGCGCGGTCGAGCCGACGCACCTACTCTCGAACGGGCGCTACAGCGTCGCCCTCCGCGCCAACGGCGCCGGCTGGAGCCGCCGCGGCAACGCCGGCATCACCCGCTGGCGCGACGATGCGCTGCGCGATGCGCACGGCAGCTTCTTCTACCTGCGTTTGCCCGGGGCGAAGGAGCTCGTGTCCATCACCCAGCACCCGGCGCCCGACCCGAAGGCCTGGTACCGCGCCTTCTTCCATGCCGACAGGGTGTGCTTCGATGCCGCGTGGCGCCAGGTGCAGGCCCACGCGACCGTGTGGGTGAGCCCGGAAGACGACATCGAGTTCCGCCAGATCGAGCTGCAGAACCTCACCGGCGAGCCGCTCGAGATCGAGCTCGTCTCCGCCTTCGAGCCCACGCTCGCCGACCCGCGGGCCGACGAGGCACACCCGGCGTTTTCCAACCTCTTCATCCGGGCACAGTGGCAGGCCGCCGAGCAGGCGCTGCTCTTCGAGCGCACGCCGCGGCTCGTGACCGAAAGCGGCCTCCAGGCAGCGCACTTCCTCGCCGACGGCAGCCCCCATGTGACCGCCGTGCGCGCGCAGACCGACCGCCTGCGCTGGGTGGGTCGCAACCACGATGCGGTGCGGCCCCAGGCGGGCTTGCACGCGTTGCCGGCAGGCGGACACGTCACGCTCGACACCGGGCTCGACCCCATCTGCGCGCTCGCCGTCACGCTGCGCATTCCGCCGAATGCCAAAACGCGGCTCACGTTCGCGACCGCGGCCTCCGACTCGGCCGCCACCCTTCATGCGGTGATCGACAAGTACCGCCAGCCCATCCACCTGCAGCGCTCGTCGCTGATGTCGGCAACGCTCACCGGCATCCGCCTGCGCAGCCTGGGCATCACCGCCGAGAACTTCTCTGCCGCGCAGGCGATCACCACGGCGGTGGCGCTGTCGCTCACGCGCCCGAGCATCGGCCCGCCGGGTGTCGAACGGCGCGCCTCGCCGCGCATCGACGTCTGCGACCGCAAGCTGCTGTGGCGCTTCGGCATCTCGGGCGACCGGCCCATCGTGCTGGTCTCCGCAGGCCTCACCCAATCCCTCGGCTTGCTGCGCTCGCTCGGCCAGGTGCTGCGCCTGTGGGCCTGGGGGCGGCTGCCCTGCGACCTGGTCGTCGTCGATGCGGAGCCCGCGTCGTACCACATGGCCCTGCACCGCGAGATCACCGCGCTGCGCGAGCGGCACGATGCCGACAACGCGGCGCAGCCCGGCCCCGCCTGCACCGGCCTGCACCTGCTGCGCGCCGACGAGTTGAGCCCGGAAGAGCTGGGCACGCTGCGCAGCCTCGCACGCATCCGCCTGCGCGCCGACGGCCGCCCGCTGGTGCACCACCTGCAGGAGTGGATCGCGCTGCACGAGCGCGCCGAAGATGTTCGCGGCGAGGTGTCGACCACGGCCGTGCCGATGGCGCGCCTGCCGCAGGCGCCGGTGGAGGTGACCCACGGCCGCTTCGACGATGGTGCGCACGAGTACCGCTTCGAGGCCGGCGCCCGCATGCGCCCCCCGCGCCCGTGGATCAACGTGCTGTCGAACCCCGGCTTCGGCGGCCAGCTCTCCGAGGCCGGCGGTGGCTACACCTGGGCGGTGAACAGCCGGCTCAACCAGCTCACCGCCTGGTCGAACGACCCGGTGTCGGACCCGCCCTCGGAATGGTTCCTCGTGCAAGACCGCAAGACACGCGAGGCCTGGAGCGTCACGCCCTCGGCCTGGGGCGACGAGCGGGTGACCTACCACGTGCAGCACGGCCAGGGCTATTCGATGGTGCGCCACCAGCGGGGCGACATCGCGATCACCGCCTCGTGGTGCGTGGATGCGCAGACCGCCGTCAAACAGGTGTGGCTGCGCCTCGAAAACCGCGGCACGCGCGCGCAGCCGCTGCGCCTCGTGGCGATGGCCGAATGGATGATGGGCGCCGGCCGCAGCGACCGCGGCACGGTGCACACCGCCGCGCACGTTTCACACCAGGGGCTCGCACTGCTGGCCACGCAGGCCGACCGCACCGCCGGCTACGGCGATGGCACCGCCTTCCTCGCGATGCACGGCGCCACCGATGACGACGACTGGACCTGCGACCGCCGCGAATGCTTCGATGCGCGTGGCCGGCTCGTGCTGCCCGATCATTTTTCCGCGCACCAGGGCGGCGGCCTCGACCCCTGCGCCGCGCTGTCGAAGCGCCTCACGCTCGAGCCCGGCACCACGCACGACCAGGTCTTCCTCATCGGCTACGCCCACACACCGGCTGCCGCGCGCGAGCTGGCCGACGCTGTCGTGCAGGTGCCACCGCGGCAGCGGCTCGACGAGGTGCTCGCCCGCTGGGACACGCTGCTCGGTGCCACCCAGGTGCGCACCCCCGACCCGCTCTTCGACGCGATGGTCAACCGCTGGCTGCTCTACCAGGCCGTCGCCTGCCGCCTGTGGGCCAAGGCCGGCTTCTACCAGGCTGGGGGTGCCACGGGCTTTCGCGACCAGCTGCAAGACGCGATGGCGCTGGCCTGGCCAGCGCCCAGGATGCTGCGCGACCAGATCCTCGTCGCCGCCTCGCGCCAGTTCCCGGAGGGCGACGTTCAGCACTGGTGGCACGCACCGACCGGCGCCGGCGTGCGCACGCATTTCTCGGACGACCTGCTGTGGCTCGCGCATGCGTGCTCGCACTACCTGCAGGCCACGGGCGACACCTCGCTGCTCGACGAAGACGTGCCCTTCCTCGAAGGCGGCCCCATCCCCGAAGGCGCGGAAGACGCGTACTACACGCCCACCGTCAGCACCCAGAAGGCGAGCGTCTACGAGCACGCGGCCCGCGCCATCGACCGCAGCCTGAAGAGCGGCGCACACGGCCTGCCGCTGATGGGCACCGGCGACTGGAACGACGGCATGAACCGCGTGGGCCACGAAGGGCGAGGCGAGTCGGTGTGGCTCGCTTGGTTCCTCTGCCGCATCGTCGACGACTTCGCGCCGCTGGCACGCGTGCGCGGTGAAGGCGCACGTGCCGACCTGTGGGAGACCGCGGCGAGGGGCTGGCGCCGCGCGCTCGACACCCAGGCCTGGGACGGCCAGTGGTTCAAGCGCGCCTTCTTCGACGACGGCACGCCGCTCGGCTCGCAGGCCAACCACGAAGGCCGCATCGACCTCATCGCGCAGGCGTGGAGCGTGCTCGCGAACGCCGAGCCTCCCGAGCGCCCGCACAGCGCGATGACGGCCGCAGAAGAGTTGCTCGTCGACCACGATGCCGGCCTCATCAAGCTGCTCGCCCCGCCGCTCGCCACCGCCACGCCGAGCGCCGGCTACATCCAGGCCTACCCGCCGGGGGTGCGCGAGAACGGCGGGCAGTATTCGCATGCCGGCGTGTGGGCCCTGATGGCGCAGGCGGAGCTGTCCACGCGCGAAGGCGGCACGCCCTCCTTCGCCGAGTTGCCCTACCGCTACTTCTGCTACCTGAGCCCGGCGCACCGCGCGCAGCACCCGCGGCTGGGCGAGGCCTATGCCATCGAGCCCTACGTGATGGCGGGCGATGTGTACACGCAGCCGCCCTACGTGGGCCGCGGCGGCTGGAGCTGGTACACCGGCGCCGCGGCCTGGCTGCACCGCGCGGCGGTGGGCTCGATCCTCGGCCTGAAGCTGCACGCCGAGCACCTGAGCGTGCACCCGTGCCTGCCCTCGCACTGGCCGCAGGCCGAGCTGACGCTGCAACGTGACGGACGGCGCCTGCAGTTCACGCTGCTGCGCGGCAGCGCGACGGCGGCGCGCGAGGCCGCAAGCGCGAAGAGCGCGCGGCTCCTCGCCGTGGGCGAGCAGGTGAACTGGCGCGAACTGCCGGACGACGTGTCCTTCGTCGTACCGCTCACGCCCGAGGCTGAAGTGGCCGAACCGGCGGCCCACATCGCTCTTCACAAGTGA
- a CDS encoding ferritin-like domain-containing protein encodes MFSSQDQKTQTSTASTEYTPLVLDEAGLEAARKSIDQGAITPAYGPWREDIIKLLNDSLATELVCVMRYKRHYYTAVGLDSPAIADEFLVHANEESAHADKLAQRIVQLGGKPDFRPDSLTQRSHADYDESLELQDMIRANLIAERVAIEAYTQIIKLIGDKDSTTRRILEEILADEQEHADELSDWLA; translated from the coding sequence ATGTTCAGCTCACAAGACCAGAAAACCCAGACGTCGACGGCCAGCACCGAGTACACCCCACTGGTGCTCGACGAGGCAGGCCTCGAGGCCGCACGCAAGAGCATCGACCAGGGCGCGATCACGCCCGCCTACGGCCCCTGGCGCGAAGACATCATCAAGCTGCTGAACGACTCGCTCGCCACCGAGCTCGTGTGCGTGATGCGCTACAAGCGCCACTACTACACGGCGGTGGGACTCGACTCCCCGGCCATTGCCGACGAGTTCCTCGTGCATGCGAACGAAGAGTCGGCCCACGCCGACAAGCTCGCGCAGCGCATCGTGCAACTGGGCGGCAAGCCCGACTTCCGCCCCGACTCGCTCACGCAGCGCAGCCACGCCGACTACGACGAATCGCTGGAGCTGCAGGACATGATCCGCGCCAACCTCATCGCCGAGCGGGTGGCCATCGAGGCCTACACCCAGATCATCAAGCTGATCGGCGACAAGGACAGCACCACGCGCCGCATCCTCGAGGAGATCCTCGCGGACGAGCAGGAGCATGCCGACGAGCTGTCGGACTGGCTGGCCTGA
- a CDS encoding BON domain-containing protein, with translation MMIRTTLAAAMTAVALLATSGCAVTRKQETVGQFVDDAAITTAVKARFVDNKEVDATSIKVETLKGTVMLSGFAKNANEKSTAENLAWKVDGVKAVKNEIAVRP, from the coding sequence ATGATGATCCGCACCACCCTCGCCGCCGCGATGACGGCCGTTGCACTGCTGGCCACTTCGGGCTGCGCGGTGACCCGCAAGCAGGAGACCGTCGGCCAGTTCGTCGACGATGCCGCCATCACCACCGCCGTGAAGGCGCGCTTCGTCGACAACAAGGAAGTCGACGCGACCTCGATCAAGGTCGAGACGCTCAAGGGCACGGTGATGCTGTCGGGCTTCGCGAAGAACGCGAACGAAAAGTCCACCGCCGAAAACCTGGCCTGGAAGGTCGACGGCGTGAAGGCCGTGAAGAACGAGATCGCGGTTCGTCCCTGA